The sequence CTAATGTCGAAAATGTCGGATGCCGATTTGTCTGGGGCAGGTAGCGTATTGTAAACAAACCCTCTTTTAGGATCTATCTGGTCGCCAAAAATTAAAGAAGACCAGTCATTTTTTTTTCCTGGAAGGCAAACTCAACTAAGGGAACAATAAATAATTTTTCGTTTAGTAATTTAAACACTGGTGCATAAGTAATAGCGGCACGCGAAGAGTGAAAAGCTTTCCACCAGCTTCATCATACATAAAATAACCACCCATGCCTCCATGGAGTTTTTTAAAGTATTGATCCCAGGAAACGAGTGTTGTTTTATAGTAGCCGGAAAGTTTTGGCCATTGATCCCTATATGTCACATCGGCATTCATACAACCGTTTGCTCCAGCTAATGAAGGATTTAATGTTAGTTTAGATGAATGCCATTGTGAAAAATGAGGGTCTTGGGCAAGTATATTTGAAGCTCCTGCAATTATAATCAATAGAGCCAGTTTCAGTTTCATGCCTTAAAAATAATAAAAAAGGGCTCATCAATATTTTGATGAGCCCTCTGCCACAGATCAGCAAAAGAAAATTACTCCGCCAACAAAATCACTTTATTCTTCAATACTTCTACAACGCCGCCATTAATGTTAAAGTTTTCCGTTGCATTTTTTTCATTAACCACTTTAACGGTCCCTTTTTTTAAGGATGCGATCATAGCTGCGTGGTCATCTAAGATACCAAACGAACCATCTGTACCGGGAAGCTTAATTGATTTGGCTTCGCCACTGAATAATTTTTTGTCGGGAGTGATTATTTCTAGAAACATATTTGATTTGGGATTTGGGATTCAGGATTTGGGATTTTTATTCCTTAATCCCAAATCCTAATTCCTTAATTTTTTAATTGG comes from Bacteroidota bacterium and encodes:
- a CDS encoding type IX secretion system membrane protein PorP/SprF — protein: MKLKLALLIIIAGASNILAQDPHFSQWHSSKLTLNPSLAGANGCMNADVTYRDQWPKLSGYYKTTLVSWDQYFKKLHGGMGGYFMYDEAGGKLFTLRVPLLLMHQCLNY
- the atpC gene encoding ATP synthase F1 subunit epsilon produces the protein MFLEIITPDKKLFSGEAKSIKLPGTDGSFGILDDHAAMIASLKKGTVKVVNEKNATENFNINGGVVEVLKNKVILLAE